In the Fodinicurvata sediminis DSM 21159 genome, one interval contains:
- a CDS encoding NIPSNAP family protein, with protein MIYDHRTYTCRPGTLLKHMKLYEEYGWAIQRRHLGDPVVYGAVETGDVNSYVHIWVFEDATDRAQKRANLKADPDWQAYLAKSAEAGYLVRQENKILVPAPFFSG; from the coding sequence ATGATCTACGACCATCGCACCTACACCTGCCGGCCCGGTACGCTCCTCAAGCACATGAAGCTTTACGAGGAGTATGGCTGGGCGATTCAGCGCCGACACCTCGGCGATCCGGTCGTCTACGGTGCGGTGGAGACAGGGGACGTGAACTCCTATGTCCACATCTGGGTCTTCGAGGACGCCACCGACCGGGCACAGAAGCGCGCCAACCTGAAGGCCGATCCCGATTGGCAGGCCTACCTCGCCAAGAGCGCCGAGGCCGGATACCTCGTCCGTCAGGAGAACAAGATCCTTGTGCCCGCACCCTTCTTCTCCGGCTGA